Proteins from a single region of Pectinophora gossypiella unplaced genomic scaffold, ilPecGoss1.1 Pgos_69, whole genome shotgun sequence:
- the LOC126381624 gene encoding uncharacterized protein LOC126381624, protein MKRGKSPGHDGLSVEHLLHAGLHLPRVLAMFLSLCVVHSYLPPDLMKTLVVPITKKKTGDISDKNNYRPISLATVIAKVFDSLLDAHLSKCFQPHDAQFGFRAGLSTESAILSVKHTVRYYTERSTPVYAVFLDLSKAFDLVSYDLLWEKLEKVSFRPELLAVFRMLLGLPRYCSASGMFADERVDGFPAILRKRCASLLRRVRASGSSILQVVAHSTDCPLMWHLVRVAIGAL, encoded by the exons atgaagagAGGGAAGTCACCCGGCCACGACGGCCTGAGCGTAGAGCATCTGCTGCATGCCGGGCTTCACTTGCCTAGAGTTTTAGCCATGTTTCTGTCACTCTGTGTTGTCCATTCTTATTTACCGCCTGATTTGATGAAGACACTAGTAGTGCCAATAACAAAGAAAAAGACTGGTGATATATCGGATAAGAACAATTATAGGCCAATTTCTTTAGCCACCGTTATAGCAAAAGTATTTGACAGTTTGCTTGACGCTCATTTGAGTAAGTGCTTTCAGCCGCACGATGCACAGTTTGGATTCCGCGCCGGTCTATCTACTGAAAGTGCTATTCTGAGTGTCAAGCATACTGTCAGATATTACACTGAGCGGAGTACTCCGGTATACGCCGTTTTTCTCGATCTCTCGAAGGCGTTCGATTTAGTGTCGTACGACCTGCTGTGGGAAAAACTCGAGAAAGTTAGTTTTCGACCTGAGTTGTTGGCAGTTTTCAG GATGCTGCTGGGGCTGCCGCGCTACTGCAGTGCCTCAGGCATGTTCGCGGATGAGCGTGTGGACGGTTTCCCGGCGATCCTGCGCAAGCGATGTGCGTCCTTGTTGAGGCGCGTGCGCGCCAGTGGCAGCAGCATCCTGCAGGTGGTCGCCCACAGTACAGACTGTCCGCTTATGTGGCATCTCGTGCGCGTGGCAATAGGCGCATTATGA